One segment of Cynocephalus volans isolate mCynVol1 chromosome 8, mCynVol1.pri, whole genome shotgun sequence DNA contains the following:
- the ANGPTL1 gene encoding angiopoietin-related protein 1 — protein MKAFIWTIGVLFFLLMGIGHCRGGQFKIKKITQRRYPRATDGKDEAKKCAYTFLVPEQKITGPVCVNTKGQDAGTIKDMITKMDLENLKDVLSRQKREIDVLQLVVDVDGNIVNEVKLLRKESRNMNSRVTQLYMQLLHEIIRKRDNSLELSQLENKILNVTTEMLKMATRYRELEVKYASLTDLVNNQSVMITLLEEQCLRIFSRQDTHLSPPLVQVVPQHIPNSHQYTPGLLGGNEIQRDPGYPRDLMPPPDLATSPTKSPFKIPPVTFINEGPFKDCQQAKRAGHSVSGIYMIKPENSNGPMQLWCENSLDPGGWTVIQKRTDGSVNFFRNWENYKKGFGNTGGEYWLGLENIYVLSNQDNYKLLIELEDWSDKKVYAEYSSFRLESESEFYRLRLGTYQGNAGDSMMWHNGKQFTTLDRDKDMYAGNCAHFHKGGWWYNACAHSNLNGVWYRGGHYRSKHQDGIFWAEYRGGSYSLRAVQMMIKPID, from the exons ATGAAGGCTTTTATCTGGACCATAGGTGTGCTATTCTTCCTACTAATGGGCATTGGACACTGCAGAGGAGGAcagttcaaaataaaaaaaataacccaaaggAGATACCCTCGTGCCACTGATGGTAAAGATGAAGCAAAGAAATGTGCATACACCTTTCTGGTACCTGAACAAAAAATAACAGGGCCAGTTTGTGTAAACACCAAAGGGCAAGATGCAGGTACCATTAAAGACATGATCACCAAGATGGACCTTGAAAACCTGAAGGATGTGCTCTCCAGGCAGAAGCGGGAGATAGATGTGCTGCAGTTGGTGGTGGATGTAGACGGAAACATTGTAAATGAGGTAAAGCTGCTGAGAAAAGAAAGCCGTAACATGAACTCTCGTGTTACTCAACTCTATATGCAACTATTACATGAGATCATCCGTAAGAGGGATAATTCACTTGAACTTTCCCAGTTGGAAAATAAAATCCTCAACGTCACCACAGAAATGTTGAAGATGGCAACAAGGTACAGGGAACTAGAGGTCAAATATGCTTCCTTGACTGATCTTGTCAATAACCAGTCTGTTATGATCACTTTGTTGGAAGAACAGTGCTTGAGGATATTTTCCCGACAAGACACCCATCTGTCTCCCCCTCTTGTCCAGGTGGTGCCACAACATATTCCTAACAGTCATCAGTATACTCCTGGTCTGCTGGGAGGTAATGAGATACAGAGAGATCCAGGTTATCCTAGAGATTTAATGCCACCACCTGATCTGGCAACTTCTCCCACCAAAAGCCCTTTCAAGATACCACCTGTAACTTTCATCAATGAAG GACCATTCAAAGACTGTCAGCAAGCAAAAAGGGCTGGGCATTCAGTCAGTGGGATTTATATGATAAAACCCGAAAACAGTAATGGACCAATGCAGTTATGGTGTGAGAACAGTCTGGATCCTGGGGGTTGGACCGTTATTCAGAAAAGAACAGATGGCTCTGTCAACTTCTTCAGAAATTGGGAAAATTATAAG AAAGGGTTTGGAAACACTGGTGGAGAATATTGGCTTGGACTGGAAAACATCTATGTGCTTAGCAATCAAGATAATTATAAGTTGTTGATTGAATTAGAAGACTGGAGTGACAAAAAAGTCTACGCAGAATATAGCAGCTTTCGTCTGGAATCTGAAAGTGAATTCTACAGACTGCGCCTGGGAACTTACCAGGGAAATGCAGGGGATTCTATGATGTGGCATAATGGTAAACAATTCACTACTCTGGACAGAGATAAAGATATGTATGCAG GAAACTGCGCCCATTTTCATAAAGGAGGCTGGTGGTACAATGCCTGTGCACATTCTAACTTAAATGGAGTATGGTACAGAGGAGGCCATTACAGAAGCAAGCACCAAGACGGAATTTTTTGGGCTGAATACAGAGGCGGGTCATACTCCTTGAGAGCAGTTCAGATGATGATCAAGCCTATTGACTGA